TCCGGATGGCCGGCCGATCCGTGATGCTGTTAAAACGGGTGGTTGCTGTTGCCGGCGAGACCGTAGCGTTTGAAAGCGGCGAACTGCATATTAATGGCCGCAAACTCGAGGAACCCTATATTAACTATACTTATGACTGGACGCTTTCGCCGCGGCAGGTCAAGCCGGATCACCTCTATGTGGTCGGCGACAACCGGCGCGTGCCCATGGAACAGCACCATTTCGGCCAGACCCCTAATAACCGTATCGTCGGAGCCCCCCTATGGTAAGCCCCAGAACCTTGATCATTATCGCCGTCTGCCTGGCCGCAGGCCTGATGGGATTCTTCTTTTTTTATCAAACCGATGCGGAAAAAATCCGCAGCCGGCTGGATGAACTCGCGGAGCGGGTCTCAAAGGATGAATCGGAAAACAAGCTTATGGCGGCGGGCCATGCCAAAAACATTGCCGAGATTTTCACGGACCCGTGTGTGCTGGAAATTCCGCAGACGCCCTACAGAGACGTTTCCGGAGAGTTCTCCAGGCAGGATATCCGGGCCTATGCCATGTCCGGCCGCGCCCGCTATGAGCGCATCAAGTTGGACATCTACGATATATCAATCGATTTTCCGGATGAAAACACCGCCAGCGTCCGCCTCACCGCCCGAATCAATGCCGGCGCACAAGACAGCAAGCGCCAGTTTGATGAATTCCATGAACTGGCGTGCAAATTTAAAAAAATCGAGGGCGACTGGTTAATTAACCGGGTGGCAGCGGTGGAAGTGCTTGAAAGATAGCCCTTTGCGCGCTCTGCGGCTTGGCGGGATAAAAATATTAACCCTTTATCCTAACCGGAATCCCGGCCACCATCCATATCACCTGATTTGCACATTCGGCCACGCGCTGGTTGGCAAAGCCGGTCAAATCCCGAAACCGTCTCGCCAGTTGATTTTCCGGCACAATGCCCCCGCCCACTTCATTGGAAACCACAAACACCGGGCACTGAACATTATCCAGGGCCCTCTTCAGGGTCTCAACTTTTTCAAACACCGCCTCATCTGACAAATCTTCCATTATCAAGTTGTTCATCCACAATGTCAGGCAGTCCACCACCATCACATCTGCTGTTCTGCCTTGTTTTTCAATGGTCTCCGGCAGCTCAAGCGGCGCATCCACCGTGCGCCAGTTTTCCCCGCGCTCCGCCTGATGCCGTCTGACCCGATCGTTCATCTCATCATCATAGGGCACACAGGTGGCAATAAAGCAGTTTTCCGCCCCGAGCCGCTTTTGCGCCAGGGTCAGGGCATGGCTGCTTTTCCCGCTCCGGCACCCGCCTAAAACAAATGTCACTTCCCGCATTATTTTATTTCCATTCTCAACCATCTTAAAACTTAGTAAATCCGGTTTGAAAATATTCATTTTTGTTCAAGTTCAAGGAAGGCGAAAATTTTAACCGGAGCAATACTTGAAGTATTGTGAGGATTAAAATTTGAGCCTGACGCAGAAATTGGACAAAAGGGGACGTTTTTAAACCGGATTTTAGCTTTCGATGCCGACCCGTGCCAACACCCCGTCCTCATAATAATGCTTGATGGGCCTCATCTCGGTAATCAGATCCGCCCGGGCCATGACCGCCTCTGACACGCCGCGGCCGGTGATCACCAGTTCCAGGGCTTCCGGTTTTATATCAATAATATCCAGCACATCCCGGGCCTCAATCAGCTTGAAATGCTCCGCCACCCCGGCTTCATCCATGATGACGATGTCATAATCGCCGGATTCCACGACCGCGCGGACGGCCGCCAAACAGCGCTCTGCCGCCTCGATATCCGCGGGCTCCGGATTTCCCCGGATGTATCTGCCCGTACCGAACTGTTCAATGGTGATATAATCCGCATACCGCTTCAGCGAATCCAGTTCACTGTAGCAGCCCTGCTTGATAAACTGCGCGATATAGACCTTTAAGCCGGCGCCCGCGGCCCGCAGCGCAAGCCCCAGCGCGGCCGTTGTCTTACCCTTGCCGTCTCCCGTGTATACCTGAATATAGCCTTTTTCCATGGTTTGCCCCTTTTCGGATATTTTTAAACCTGCTATCATTAATTAATATGATTCTGAAATTCATATTTGAAAAACCCCCAGGTTTTCAATAAAAAAACGGATGCGCAAGAGTGTTTCAGGCTGAAACAATTTTTCCATACTGCATACAAGCAGCCCAATAATGGCTGGCCTGCATGCCAAAAAACCCATTTCTGACCCGAAAGGAACGGTTTATGACAGAAAGTATTTATCAAGACCTCCAGCAGCGGCTGGACAAGTATTCACTGGGATTTCCGGCAACAAAATCCGGCGTGGAAATAAAAATCCTAAAGGAGCTCTTCTCAAAAGATGACGCGGAGATGTTTCTGGCGTTAAGCCCGATGCTTGAGCCGCCAGAATCCGTTGCCGAGCGGATCGGCCAGCCGGTTGACACCGTGCGGGAAAAACTCGAAGACATGGCCCGGCGCAAGCTCCTGTTCCGCCTCCGGAAAGGGGATTCCGTCAAATACGGGGCTGTCCCGTTTGTCCACGGCCTGTTTGAATTTCATACCACGGATATGACAAAAACCCTGGCTGAATTAATGGAGCAATATTATCAGGAAGGATTCAAGCAAACCATGGTTGAAAATGCCGAGAACTTTCTCCGCACCATCCCGATCCAGAAATCCATTGATGTGACTCAGCATGTGGCCGCCTATGACGATGCCTGCGAGATATTGAAAAACACCAGGAAAATCGTGGTCACCGAATGTACCTGCAGAAAACAGAAACAGCTGCTCGGTAAAGCCTGCGACAACCCCCTGGAGGTCTGCTTCATGTTCGGCTCCATGGGCCAGTATTACATTGACAATCACATGGGCCGCGAAATCACGTCGGATGAGGCCATCGAAATCCTTAAAAAAGCCCACGAGGCAGGCCTGGTCACCCAGCCCGCCACCGCCCAGAACCCGGGCGGCATGTGCAACTGCTGCGGATGCTGCTGCGGGGTATTGGCCTCCTTGAATGAACACCCCCGGCCGGCGGAGATGGTGTTTTCAAACTACTTCGCCCAAGTGGATCAGGATGCCTGCACCGGGTGCGAGACCTGCTTGGACCGCTGCCAGATGGGGGCCATCACCCTAACCGCCGATGAAGTGGCGGAAGTCAACCGGGACCGGTGCATCGGCTGCGGCCTGTGCGTGACCACCTGCCCCTCGGAGGCCATGCAGCTTGTGCCCAAGGAGACGGATAAGCAGCGCACCCCGCCCAAAACCGGCATGGATCAGATGATGACCATGGCCCAAAAACGGGGCATCCAGTTTTAAGACCCAATTAACCGAAAGTTTCATCCCATGAGCAAATGGCATAAAACCGCATGCGTGCTGTGCGCCCAGAATTGCGGCCTGGAAGTTTTGGTGGAAGACGGCCGGTTGGTCAAGGTCCGGCCGGACAAGGCCAACCCGCGAAGCAAAGGCTATGTATGCAGAAAGGGGCTTAATGTCCTTTATCACCAGTACCCCGGGGATCGGCTGACCGAACCCTTAAAACGCGTGGGCGATCGGTTTGAGCCCGTCTCCTGGGACCAGGCCATTGATGAGATCGCCGGGAAAACGCAGGAAGTGGTCCAGCAATACGGCCCGCGCGCTCTGGCCTACATGGGTGCCAGCTCCCAGGGCGGGCATTTTGAGGGCGCATTCGGACTTTCCATTCTGCGCGCCATGGGCTCCCAGAATTTCTATTCCTCTGCCGGCCAGGAATTTTCCGGCTCGTGGTGGGTGTTCGGCCGGATGCTGGGCAAGCAGTATAATGTGGCCATTCCGGACGAACATCAGGCCGAGATGCTTGTGGGCTGGGGATGGAACGGCATGGAGAGCCACCAGATGCCGCGGGCGCCCAAGGTGCTGAAGGACTTTTCAAAGGACCCGGATCGGCTCCTGGTGGTCATTGATCCCAGAGAGAGCGAAACCGCAGCGGTCGCCAACATGCATCTGCCCATCCGGCCGGGAACGGATGCCCTTTTAATCAAGGCCATGATCGCCGTTATTCTTGAAAACGGCTGGGAATCGACGGATTACCTATCGCAGTTTGTTGAGGGATGGGAAAGTATCCGGCCCTGGTTTGAGAAGTTTGATGCAAAATCGGCCATCAGGGTCTGCGAACTCGACTACGATCAGGTTGTTGAGCTCTGCCGCCTGATGACCACCCGGCGCTGGTGCATGCATCCGGATTTAGGGATCTACATGGGCCGGCACAGCACCTTAAACTCCTATCTGATGAACATTCTGGGCGTGGTGTGCGGTATTTTCGGGGTACGGGGCGGCAACATCATTCCGGGCATGGTGGTGCCCATGGGGTTTCATGCGGATGAGCGCGATCCAAAAACCTGGCGGACGATTGCCACAAACGTCCCGCCAGTGGCGGGCGGGGCGTTTCCGCCCGCGGTGATGCCCGAGGAGATCATGGCCGGGCATCCGGAACGGCTGCGCGCGGTGTTTGTAAGCGCGTGCAACCCGCTCAGATCCTATCCGGACACATCAGCCTATGAAGAGGCCTTCGCAAAACTTGATCTTTTGGTGACAAATGAGCTCGTAATGAGCGAAACCGCCCGCTTTGCGCACTATGTGCTCCCCTGCCGATCCTACTACGAATCCTGGGACGGCACCTTCTTTCCCTGGACTTACCCCGAGGTTTTCTTCCAGATGCGGCGGCCCGTTGTGGAACCGCCCGGTGACTGTCTGGAAGGAGCCCAGATTTTTACCCGCCTGGCAGACCGGCTGGGACTGATCCCTGAAATCCCCGAAAAACTCCATGAAGCGGCTGACGGCGACCGCCTGACATTCGGCGCCAAACTTATGGAATGGGCCCAAACCGAACCCCGGGCGCTTTCCGCCATGCCCTTTGTTTTGGCCCAAACCCTGGGCCGAAAATGGGACAGCGCCAACCTGGCGGCCCTATGGGGGATCCTCATGACCGCACCCAAATCATTTCGGAAAAACGCGGCGCGCGCCGGATTTGAAACCGGCATGGACCAGGGCGACCGGATCTTTCAGGCCATCCTGGATACGCCCCAGGGCCTGTGGGTGGGCCAGGCGGATGAAGAAAACCCCATGGACGGCATCAAGACGCCTTCCGGCAAAATCGAAGTCCATATCCCGGAACTGGAAAACGAGGTCAAGGCCCTTAATGCGCAGACCGAAGCCGAAGACTTAAAGATGCCGGATGAATTCCCCCTGATCTTAAATGCCGGGCGGCACATGCGAACCAATGCCAACACCCTGATGCGGAACCCGGACTGGAACAAGGAAAGGCGGGCCGGCACCATTGCCATGAGTCCGGCGGATGCAGAGAAAATGGGATTTTCGGACGGCCAGAAAGTGCGTGTGACCACCCGGGCGGGCAGCGAGACCGGGGAACTGGAGGTCAGCCGCCGGGTGCGGCCGGGAACAGTTCTCATCCCGCACGGGTTCGGGTTGATCTACGAGGGCCAAACCCATGGCCTGAATGTCAATTACCTGACCCAAAACATCCACCGAGACCCCATCGGCACGCCCATCCACCGGTTTGTGCCCTGCCGGGTGGAAGCATAAGAAGCCCATAAGAGTTTTTTCTTGACACTTGTTGCCCTATGGAGGATTTTTTCAAGTTTACAATCAATTCCAAATCAGAGGGGGATGCCATGCAAGACCCATTGTTTCAGCCGATCACCATCAACCGGCTGGATGTAAAAAACCGGATTTATCTGCCAGCCATGCATTTGAACATGGCGGAAAACTTTGAAATCACCGACCAGCTCGTGGCCTTCTACGAGCGCCGCGCTCGGGGCGGGGCGGGCATGATCACCGTGGGGTTCGCCACGGTGGATGAAATGTCGGGCAATTCGTTAAACATCGGGGCGCACAAGGACGACTTCATCCCCGGCTTAAAGCGCCTGGCCGCGGCCATCAATGATAACGGCGCCCGATCCTGCGTGCAGTTAAACCATTCGGGGCGCTACAATTTTTCCTTCTTTTTGGACGGCAAGCAGCCGGTGGCCCCCTCGCCCATTGCCTCGCGGCTGACCAAGGAGACCCCGCGCGAGCTCTCCATTGAGGAAATCAAAGGTATCATTGAAAGCTTTGCCCAGGCCGCCGGCCGGGTGAAGGCCGCGGGGTTTGACGCGGTGGAGGTCTTGAGCGGCACCGGATACCTGATCAGCGAATTTCTCTCGCCCCTGACCAACAAACGCGAGGATGAATACGGCGGCTCATTTGAAAACCGCATCCGGTTCGGCATTGAAATCATGCAGGCCATCAAAAAAACGGTGGGCGAAGACTATCCCCTTATTGTCCGGATGAACGGCAATGACTTTATGGCGGGCGGCCAGGGCCGCGACGAATTGCGGGAATATGCCAGGGCCCTGGTGTCAGAGGCCGGTGTTGACGCGCTCTGCATCAACGTGGGCTGGCATGAAGCCCGGGTGCCGCAGATTACAACATCCGTCCCCCGTGGGGCATTCGGCTATCTTTCGCGCGGCATCAAAGAGGTGGTGGATGTGCCGGTTATTGCCAGCCACCGGATCAACGACCCGGAGACCGCCCGGGAGATGATTGCGGACAGCATGTGTGACATGGTGGCCATGGGCAGAAGCCTGATCGCGGATCCGGATTTTCCGGAAAAATGCCGCACCGGCCGGGAAAAGGAAATCATCCACTGCGTGGCCTGCGCCCAGGGCTGTTTTGACAATCTGTTTAAATTAAAGCACGTGGAATGCCTCTGCAATCCGCTGGCGGGGCATGAGTGCGAGATCAGCTGTGAAACCGCCGAAAATCCCAAAAAAGTCATGGTCATCGGCGGCGGGGCGGCCGGCATGAATGCAGCCATTGCCGCATCCGACCGGGGCCATGACGTCAGCCTTTACGAGAAAGGCGATCACCTGGGCGGACAGCTCTATTTAGCGGCCGCGCCCCCGGGCCGCGAGGAGTTCGCCGAACTGGCCCGGGATCTGGAAAACCAGGTGGCCATCCGGAATATCCGGGTCTGCCTGAATACCGCCGTGGATGAGGCTTTGATTGATAAGGAAAAACCGGATCACATCATCCTGGCCACCGGGGCTGTGCCCATGGCGCCGCCGATCCCCGGCATTGAACTGCCCCATGTGGTCCAATCCTGGGATGTGCTGTTTGGAAAAGCCTATACCGGCAGAAATGTGGTGGTGGTCGGCGGCGGGGCGGTCGGCGTGGAAACCGCCCTCTTTCTGGCGGAAAAAGGCACCTTGAGTGCTGAGACGCTTAAGTTTCTGTTTGTGAATCAGGCGGAGGACCCGGATGTGCTCTATGAAATGGCCACCAAAGGAACCAAGCAGGTCACGGTGCTTGAGATGATGGAGAAAATCGGCAAGGATTTCGGCAAAACCACGCGATGGGGGATGCTCCAGGATGTTTCCCGCTATGGGATCCAGAGCCGGGTGGCGGCCAAGGCCCTTGAAATCACGGAGAAGGGCATCAAGATCGAGGCGGAAAACGGGGCTGAAGAAATCCCCGCCGATACCGTGGTGCTATCCGTGGGCGCGCGATCGGACAATGACCTTGAGCAGCTGATCGAATCCAGGGGCATTGCCTGCACCGTGGCCGGGGACGCCGGCAATGTGGGCATGGCCTTTGATGCGGTGCATCAGGGATTTCGGGCGGGAATAAACGTATAGGAGAGTTCTGAAGAACTATCCGTCGTACTCAGTTCCGCGTAAGCGGAACGGTGCTCGTACTCGTACTCGAACTTAAATCGATTACGAGTACGAGCACGAGTACGAATACGAATAATAATTAAAAGAGAAGAACAGGCATTTAAAGAGAATCAATGCTGGATGACTACCTGAAGCACAAGGCGGCGCGCGAATCGCTGGGCATACCGCCAAAGCCCTTAAATAAGGATCAGGTTGAAGCGCTGCCCGCCTCCGAATTCATACGGCAGACCCTGCCGCTTTTACTCAGCCGCTATACCATCAGCTTTCTGGCGGAAGGCGACTGCATTGCATATTTCCTGACCGACAACGCAACGGATGATGAAGTTTCGCAAAACCTCACCATTTCCCTGAATCGCTTTGCCCGGCGGATTGAAATCATCCGCTTTTACCCGGAGCTGAACAAACAGCCGAATACCAAATATTTCTCAGCCGCCTGCTTTTACCTGCTCGTCCATCATTTTGCCCGGTATTTCGACCTTTCCTGTGATCATAAAATATTTGTGCGCACCCAGCCGGAGATCTATACCCGCTTCTATAAATCCCTGGCGGATTTCAATTTTTACCCGAAATCCCAAATCGCCAACACCATTGACCTGCTCTCCGACTACACCCGAACGGACGTGGATATCTCGATGATCTCGGAAAAGGCAGCGGATCCGGATGAACTGCTATTTATGATCGCTTAAATTGAGCGTCTCTACCAGTCATAAAGAATTTCCCAGTGATCATTAAATGACTGATCATTTTTGCTGTAGCGCAGGGTATAGGTTTTTCCCCGGCCGGGTTGTAAATCTCCGTCTTCTTTCCAGTAGCGAATATATACGGCCGGGATAAGTTGCCCGGCAGAATTATCTCCGACCGATTCC
The Desulfobacterales bacterium DNA segment above includes these coding regions:
- a CDS encoding FAD-dependent oxidoreductase, with product MQDPLFQPITINRLDVKNRIYLPAMHLNMAENFEITDQLVAFYERRARGGAGMITVGFATVDEMSGNSLNIGAHKDDFIPGLKRLAAAINDNGARSCVQLNHSGRYNFSFFLDGKQPVAPSPIASRLTKETPRELSIEEIKGIIESFAQAAGRVKAAGFDAVEVLSGTGYLISEFLSPLTNKREDEYGGSFENRIRFGIEIMQAIKKTVGEDYPLIVRMNGNDFMAGGQGRDELREYARALVSEAGVDALCINVGWHEARVPQITTSVPRGAFGYLSRGIKEVVDVPVIASHRINDPETAREMIADSMCDMVAMGRSLIADPDFPEKCRTGREKEIIHCVACAQGCFDNLFKLKHVECLCNPLAGHECEISCETAENPKKVMVIGGGAAGMNAAIAASDRGHDVSLYEKGDHLGGQLYLAAAPPGREEFAELARDLENQVAIRNIRVCLNTAVDEALIDKEKPDHIILATGAVPMAPPIPGIELPHVVQSWDVLFGKAYTGRNVVVVGGGAVGVETALFLAEKGTLSAETLKFLFVNQAEDPDVLYEMATKGTKQVTVLEMMEKIGKDFGKTTRWGMLQDVSRYGIQSRVAAKALEITEKGIKIEAENGAEEIPADTVVLSVGARSDNDLEQLIESRGIACTVAGDAGNVGMAFDAVHQGFRAGINV
- the cobU gene encoding bifunctional adenosylcobinamide kinase/adenosylcobinamide-phosphate guanylyltransferase, with the protein product MREVTFVLGGCRSGKSSHALTLAQKRLGAENCFIATCVPYDDEMNDRVRRHQAERGENWRTVDAPLELPETIEKQGRTADVMVVDCLTLWMNNLIMEDLSDEAVFEKVETLKRALDNVQCPVFVVSNEVGGGIVPENQLARRFRDLTGFANQRVAECANQVIWMVAGIPVRIKG
- the lepB gene encoding signal peptidase I, producing the protein MLIDQLRAFFLPNFNKRFVIRAALVAALAFVVFHFFLIPFRIHGHSMAPTYSDGRMNFCNTLRYAFSSPDRYDIVAVRMAGRSVMLLKRVVAVAGETVAFESGELHINGRKLEEPYINYTYDWTLSPRQVKPDHLYVVGDNRRVPMEQHHFGQTPNNRIVGAPLW
- a CDS encoding molybdopterin-dependent oxidoreductase, giving the protein MSKWHKTACVLCAQNCGLEVLVEDGRLVKVRPDKANPRSKGYVCRKGLNVLYHQYPGDRLTEPLKRVGDRFEPVSWDQAIDEIAGKTQEVVQQYGPRALAYMGASSQGGHFEGAFGLSILRAMGSQNFYSSAGQEFSGSWWVFGRMLGKQYNVAIPDEHQAEMLVGWGWNGMESHQMPRAPKVLKDFSKDPDRLLVVIDPRESETAAVANMHLPIRPGTDALLIKAMIAVILENGWESTDYLSQFVEGWESIRPWFEKFDAKSAIRVCELDYDQVVELCRLMTTRRWCMHPDLGIYMGRHSTLNSYLMNILGVVCGIFGVRGGNIIPGMVVPMGFHADERDPKTWRTIATNVPPVAGGAFPPAVMPEEIMAGHPERLRAVFVSACNPLRSYPDTSAYEEAFAKLDLLVTNELVMSETARFAHYVLPCRSYYESWDGTFFPWTYPEVFFQMRRPVVEPPGDCLEGAQIFTRLADRLGLIPEIPEKLHEAADGDRLTFGAKLMEWAQTEPRALSAMPFVLAQTLGRKWDSANLAALWGILMTAPKSFRKNAARAGFETGMDQGDRIFQAILDTPQGLWVGQADEENPMDGIKTPSGKIEVHIPELENEVKALNAQTEAEDLKMPDEFPLILNAGRHMRTNANTLMRNPDWNKERRAGTIAMSPADAEKMGFSDGQKVRVTTRAGSETGELEVSRRVRPGTVLIPHGFGLIYEGQTHGLNVNYLTQNIHRDPIGTPIHRFVPCRVEA
- a CDS encoding 4Fe-4S dicluster domain-containing protein, whose product is MTESIYQDLQQRLDKYSLGFPATKSGVEIKILKELFSKDDAEMFLALSPMLEPPESVAERIGQPVDTVREKLEDMARRKLLFRLRKGDSVKYGAVPFVHGLFEFHTTDMTKTLAELMEQYYQEGFKQTMVENAENFLRTIPIQKSIDVTQHVAAYDDACEILKNTRKIVVTECTCRKQKQLLGKACDNPLEVCFMFGSMGQYYIDNHMGREITSDEAIEILKKAHEAGLVTQPATAQNPGGMCNCCGCCCGVLASLNEHPRPAEMVFSNYFAQVDQDACTGCETCLDRCQMGAITLTADEVAEVNRDRCIGCGLCVTTCPSEAMQLVPKETDKQRTPPKTGMDQMMTMAQKRGIQF
- a CDS encoding cob(I)yrinic acid a,c-diamide adenosyltransferase, giving the protein MEKGYIQVYTGDGKGKTTAALGLALRAAGAGLKVYIAQFIKQGCYSELDSLKRYADYITIEQFGTGRYIRGNPEPADIEAAERCLAAVRAVVESGDYDIVIMDEAGVAEHFKLIEARDVLDIIDIKPEALELVITGRGVSEAVMARADLITEMRPIKHYYEDGVLARVGIES